From the Macaca nemestrina isolate mMacNem1 chromosome 7, mMacNem.hap1, whole genome shotgun sequence genome, one window contains:
- the LOC105467419 gene encoding solute carrier family 25 member 47 isoform X1 translates to MDFVAGAIGGVCGVAVGYPLDTVKVRIQTEPKYTGIWHCIRDTYHRERVWGFYRGLSLPVCMVSLVSSVSFGTYRHSLAHICQLRYGSPDAKPSKADVALSGYASGLVRVFLTSPTEVAKVRLQTQTQAQKQQRRLSASGPSAVPPVCPAPPACPEPKYRGPLHCLATVAREEGLRGLYKGSSALLLRDGHSFATYFLSYAILCERLSPAGHSQPDVLGVLVAGGCAGVLAWAVATPMDVIKSRLQADGQGQRRYRGLLHCMVTSVREEGPRVLFKGLVLNCCRAFPVNMVVFVAYEAVLRLTQGLLT, encoded by the exons ATGGATTTTGTTGCTGGAGCCATCGGAG GCGTCTGCGGTGTTGCTGTGGGCTACCCCCTGGACACGGTGAAG GTCAGGATCCAGACGGAGCCAAAGTACACAGGCATCTGGCACTGCATCCGGGATACATATCACCGAGAGCGC GTGTGGGGCTTCTATCGCGGCCTCTCGCTTCCTGTGTGCATGGTGTCCCTGGTGTCCTCTGTGTCTTTCGGCACCTACCGCCACAGCCTGGCGCACATCTGCCAGCTCCGGTACGGCAGCCCTGACGCCAAGCCCTCCAAGGCCGACGTCGCGCTTTCGGGATACGCCTCCGGCCTCGTCCGC GTCTTCCTGACGTCGCCCACTGAGGTGGCCAAAGTCCGCCTGCAGACGCAAACACAGGCACAGAAGCAGCAGCGGCGGCTCTCGGCCTCGGGGCCCTCGGCTGTGCCCCCCGTGTGTCCTGCGCCCCCAGCCTGCCCAGAGCCCAAGTACCGCGGGCCGCTTCACTGCCTGGCCACAGTAGCCCGCGAGGAGGGGCTGCGCGGCCTCTACAAGGGCAGCTCGGCCCTGCTGTTACGGGACGGCCACTCCTTTGCCACCTACTTCCTTTCCTACGCCATCCTCTGTGAGCGGCTCAGCCCCGCTGGCCACAGCCAGCCAG ATGTTCTGGGCGTGCTGGTGGCCGGGGGCTGTGCAGGAGTCCTGGCCTGGGCTGTGGCCACCCCCATGGACGTGATCAAGTCGAGACTGCAGGCAGATGGACAGGGCCAGAGGCGCTACCGGGGCCTCCTGCACTGTATGGTGACCAGCGTGCGGGAGGAGGGACCCCGGGTCCTTTTCAAGGGGCTGGTGCTCAACTGCTGCCGCGCCTTCCCTGTCAACATGGTGGTCTTTGTCGCCTATGAGGCGGTGCTGAGGCTCACCCAGGGTCTGCTCACATAG
- the LOC105467419 gene encoding solute carrier family 25 member 47 isoform X2 has product MVSLVSSVSFGTYRHSLAHICQLRYGSPDAKPSKADVALSGYASGLVRVFLTSPTEVAKVRLQTQTQAQKQQRRLSASGPSAVPPVCPAPPACPEPKYRGPLHCLATVAREEGLRGLYKGSSALLLRDGHSFATYFLSYAILCERLSPAGHSQPDVLGVLVAGGCAGVLAWAVATPMDVIKSRLQADGQGQRRYRGLLHCMVTSVREEGPRVLFKGLVLNCCRAFPVNMVVFVAYEAVLRLTQGLLT; this is encoded by the exons ATGGTGTCCCTGGTGTCCTCTGTGTCTTTCGGCACCTACCGCCACAGCCTGGCGCACATCTGCCAGCTCCGGTACGGCAGCCCTGACGCCAAGCCCTCCAAGGCCGACGTCGCGCTTTCGGGATACGCCTCCGGCCTCGTCCGC GTCTTCCTGACGTCGCCCACTGAGGTGGCCAAAGTCCGCCTGCAGACGCAAACACAGGCACAGAAGCAGCAGCGGCGGCTCTCGGCCTCGGGGCCCTCGGCTGTGCCCCCCGTGTGTCCTGCGCCCCCAGCCTGCCCAGAGCCCAAGTACCGCGGGCCGCTTCACTGCCTGGCCACAGTAGCCCGCGAGGAGGGGCTGCGCGGCCTCTACAAGGGCAGCTCGGCCCTGCTGTTACGGGACGGCCACTCCTTTGCCACCTACTTCCTTTCCTACGCCATCCTCTGTGAGCGGCTCAGCCCCGCTGGCCACAGCCAGCCAG ATGTTCTGGGCGTGCTGGTGGCCGGGGGCTGTGCAGGAGTCCTGGCCTGGGCTGTGGCCACCCCCATGGACGTGATCAAGTCGAGACTGCAGGCAGATGGACAGGGCCAGAGGCGCTACCGGGGCCTCCTGCACTGTATGGTGACCAGCGTGCGGGAGGAGGGACCCCGGGTCCTTTTCAAGGGGCTGGTGCTCAACTGCTGCCGCGCCTTCCCTGTCAACATGGTGGTCTTTGTCGCCTATGAGGCGGTGCTGAGGCTCACCCAGGGTCTGCTCACATAG